DNA from Devosia yakushimensis:
GACGCGGAAGCCGGTTACGGTGGGCGGGTTGGTCCGCTGGCCCCAGACGGCCATCCAGGCGCCGAAGGCGGCGTTGAGGTCGATATCCTGCTGCATGATGATGGTGACTTTCACCAGGTCTTGCAGCCCCGCACCGGCTGCATCGAGCACTTTTTGCAGATTGGCCAGGGCCTGCTCGGTCTGTTTGACGACATCGCCCTTGCCGACGATCTCGCCCTGGGCGTTGACGCCATTCTGCCCGCCGATCAGCAGGATGCGGGCGCCGGCCGGCAGGATGATGCCCTGGGAAAAGACGGGGCTTTTGTACATTCCATCGGGATTGAGATGCT
Protein-coding regions in this window:
- a CDS encoding RidA family protein — translated: MSVQHLNPDGMYKSPVFSQGIILPAGARILLIGGQNGVNAQGEIVGKGDVVKQTEQALANLQKVLDAAGAGLQDLVKVTIIMQQDIDLNAAFGAWMAVWGQRTNPPTVTGFRVPALANPDFLIEIEAQAVLP